A portion of the Corynebacterium ammoniagenes DSM 20306 genome contains these proteins:
- a CDS encoding TatD family hydrolase yields the protein MSKKKPRPTPVPAEGITGMIDAHTHLTSCNDEISALLERAVAAGVERVCTVGDGVDEAELALRAAQVHDRIFAACAIHPTKAHTLDDDAKARLTTMAADPRCVAVGETGLDTYWIKHAPEDTATLDVQEEALRWHAELAAEVNKTVMIHNREADADLMRVLDDSAQAPDTMLHCFSSPLDVAKEAIERGYILSFAGNVTFKRNDELRQAAALVPAEQILIETDAPYMTPEPFRGSRNEPSLIGHTYRCVAEARNQSVEELVEQVRANFDRVLTPKN from the coding sequence ATGTCGAAGAAAAAGCCACGTCCTACTCCAGTTCCTGCCGAAGGCATCACCGGAATGATTGATGCCCACACCCACCTCACCTCCTGCAACGATGAGATTTCCGCGCTGCTAGAGCGCGCCGTGGCAGCTGGCGTGGAACGCGTGTGCACCGTCGGCGACGGCGTGGACGAAGCAGAATTGGCCTTGCGGGCCGCACAAGTACACGATCGCATCTTCGCAGCATGTGCCATTCACCCCACCAAAGCGCACACGCTTGACGATGACGCCAAGGCACGATTGACCACCATGGCCGCAGATCCGCGCTGCGTGGCAGTAGGGGAGACCGGGCTTGATACCTATTGGATTAAGCACGCCCCAGAAGACACTGCGACCTTGGACGTGCAAGAAGAAGCTTTACGATGGCACGCCGAGCTCGCAGCTGAGGTCAATAAGACTGTAATGATCCACAACCGCGAAGCCGATGCGGATTTGATGCGCGTACTCGATGACAGCGCGCAGGCTCCAGATACTATGCTGCACTGTTTTTCCTCACCGCTAGATGTGGCGAAAGAAGCCATCGAGCGCGGATATATCCTGTCTTTTGCTGGCAATGTGACTTTTAAGCGCAACGATGAATTGCGCCAGGCGGCCGCGCTAGTGCCCGCGGAGCAGATCCTGATTGAAACTGATGCTCCTTATATGACCCCGGAGCCATTTCGGGGCTCGCGCAATGAGCCATCTCTGATTGGACATACCTACCGCTGCGTCGCGGAAGCCCGAAATCAGTCGGTAGAAGAACTGGTTGAACAAGTACGTGCAAACTTTGACCGCGTGCTCACGCCGAAAAACTAG
- the metG gene encoding methionine--tRNA ligase, with translation MTESLVVNVAWPYANGPRHIGHVAGFGVPSDVFARFQRMRGRNVLMVSGTDEHGTPLLVQADKEGISVRELADRYNRQIVEDLAGLGLSYDMFTRTTTRNHYAVAQELFTGLYDNGYMIKETMQGAISPSTGRTLPDRYIEGECPICHADGARGDQCDNCGNQLDPIDLINPVSKINGETPEFVETEHFLLDLPALADVLTEWLKTREDWRPNTLKFSLNLIKDMRPRAMTRDIDWGIPIPIEGWENNDAKKLYVWFDAVIGYLSSSIEWAYRSGNPDAWKDFWQDPEVRHYYFMGKDNITFHSQIWPAELLGYAGKGAKGGELHKYGELNLPTEIVSSEFLTMSGSKFSSSKGVVIYVKDFLKEFGPDALRYFIAVAGPENTDTDFTWDEFVRRINNELANGWGNLVNRTVSMANKNFGEVPVPATLTEADTKILSLAEETLATAAEYLEASKFKAAITAAMHVVGETNAYIADQEPWKLAKDETQRERLATVLWTALQVVSDCNVMLTPFLPHTAQKVHETLGRTGVWAATPQIQEVQDDAPVDLMGNNLPEEGRSYPIITGDYDSQQATWARVDVVPGTKLEKPKPLIAKLDPELGVTGPEWAPVIPQPED, from the coding sequence ATGACTGAGTCTTTAGTAGTTAACGTTGCCTGGCCGTATGCCAATGGACCCCGCCACATCGGACACGTGGCGGGGTTTGGCGTTCCCTCCGACGTGTTCGCACGCTTTCAGCGAATGCGCGGACGCAACGTACTCATGGTCTCCGGCACTGATGAGCACGGCACGCCGTTGCTGGTTCAGGCCGACAAAGAAGGTATCAGCGTTCGCGAGCTCGCAGACCGCTACAACCGCCAGATTGTTGAAGACCTCGCCGGCTTAGGCTTGTCCTACGACATGTTTACCCGCACCACCACCCGCAACCACTACGCAGTGGCCCAGGAGCTATTTACCGGGCTCTACGACAACGGGTACATGATTAAAGAGACCATGCAGGGCGCTATCTCGCCATCTACTGGTCGTACCTTGCCGGACCGCTACATCGAAGGCGAATGCCCGATTTGTCACGCCGATGGCGCACGCGGTGATCAGTGCGATAACTGCGGCAACCAGCTTGATCCCATTGACCTAATCAATCCCGTATCCAAGATCAATGGTGAAACTCCCGAATTCGTGGAGACCGAGCACTTCCTGCTCGATCTGCCAGCACTGGCAGATGTGCTGACGGAGTGGCTGAAGACTCGTGAGGACTGGCGTCCTAATACGTTGAAGTTCTCCCTCAACCTCATCAAGGACATGCGCCCACGCGCGATGACGCGCGATATTGACTGGGGCATCCCCATTCCAATCGAGGGTTGGGAAAACAATGACGCTAAGAAGCTCTACGTCTGGTTCGACGCGGTTATTGGCTACCTTTCTTCGTCCATCGAGTGGGCCTACCGCAGCGGCAACCCAGACGCGTGGAAGGATTTCTGGCAAGACCCAGAGGTTCGCCACTACTACTTCATGGGCAAGGACAACATCACCTTCCACTCCCAGATTTGGCCAGCAGAACTGCTGGGCTACGCCGGCAAGGGCGCAAAGGGAGGCGAGCTGCACAAATACGGTGAGCTCAACTTGCCGACGGAAATTGTTTCCTCTGAGTTCCTGACCATGTCCGGCTCCAAGTTCTCCTCGTCCAAGGGCGTTGTTATCTACGTCAAGGACTTCCTCAAGGAGTTCGGCCCGGATGCACTGCGCTATTTCATTGCGGTAGCTGGACCAGAAAACACTGATACCGACTTCACTTGGGACGAGTTTGTTCGCCGCATTAATAACGAGCTTGCCAATGGCTGGGGCAACCTGGTCAACCGCACTGTCTCCATGGCGAATAAGAACTTTGGCGAAGTACCCGTTCCAGCAACGCTGACCGAAGCAGACACCAAGATTTTGTCCTTGGCCGAAGAAACTTTGGCGACTGCGGCAGAGTACTTGGAAGCCTCGAAGTTTAAGGCAGCCATTACCGCCGCCATGCATGTGGTTGGTGAGACCAACGCTTATATCGCCGACCAGGAGCCGTGGAAGCTGGCCAAGGATGAGACACAACGTGAGCGCCTTGCCACGGTGCTGTGGACCGCGCTGCAGGTCGTCTCTGACTGCAACGTCATGCTCACCCCATTTTTGCCACACACCGCGCAAAAGGTGCATGAGACCCTCGGTCGCACCGGCGTGTGGGCCGCGACGCCGCAAATCCAAGAAGTACAAGATGATGCACCGGTGGATCTGATGGGCAATAACTTGCCTGAAGAAGGCCGTTCTTACCCCATCATCACCGGCGACTACGACTCGCAGCAGGCCACCTGGGCGCGCGTTGATGTCGTGCCAGGAACCAAGTTGGAAAAGCCGAAGCCACTTATCGCGAAGCTGGATCCTGAACTGGGAGTTACCGGTCCTGAGTGGGCACCGGTTATTCCTCAGCCAGAGGACTAA
- the rsmI gene encoding 16S rRNA (cytidine(1402)-2'-O)-methyltransferase: MNPQDLPRGVVLAATPLGNMDDATERLKQGLAGADVIAAEDTRRVRNLARALDIEIRGQVVSNFDHNEAQRSQQLIDAARTGTVLVVSDAGMPLVSDPGHSIVVAAAQAGVPVTCFPGASAVTTALALSGLSVGRFIFDGFVPRKSGQRQKWLESLRSESRAVVFFESPHRLAETLAQAVDVLGAERHAVVCRELTKKFEEIRRGTLGELAEWAVDNARGEITVVLDGGSAQTVSVESLLPEVEKLVSSGMRLKDACKFLTEGTGVSNRELYQAALRDS; encoded by the coding sequence ATGAACCCTCAAGACCTTCCGCGCGGAGTAGTTCTCGCAGCAACCCCATTGGGCAATATGGACGACGCGACAGAGAGGTTAAAGCAGGGGCTTGCCGGCGCTGATGTCATCGCTGCTGAAGATACCCGCCGGGTGCGCAATCTCGCCCGCGCCTTGGATATTGAAATTCGGGGTCAGGTTGTCTCTAACTTCGACCACAATGAAGCGCAGCGTTCGCAGCAGCTTATCGATGCCGCACGCACCGGCACAGTCTTAGTCGTCTCCGATGCGGGGATGCCTTTGGTCTCCGATCCGGGGCATTCCATCGTGGTGGCAGCAGCGCAGGCCGGCGTGCCAGTAACCTGTTTCCCAGGTGCTTCAGCGGTCACGACCGCGCTGGCTTTGTCCGGGTTATCCGTTGGCCGCTTTATCTTCGATGGTTTCGTGCCACGCAAAAGCGGGCAGCGGCAAAAGTGGTTGGAAAGCCTGCGTTCGGAATCACGCGCGGTGGTGTTTTTTGAATCGCCGCATCGACTAGCGGAGACCTTGGCGCAAGCCGTCGATGTCCTCGGTGCCGAACGTCACGCCGTTGTCTGCCGAGAGTTGACCAAGAAGTTTGAAGAAATCCGTCGCGGCACCTTGGGAGAGCTTGCCGAGTGGGCGGTGGACAATGCCCGCGGGGAAATCACCGTGGTCCTTGATGGGGGATCTGCGCAGACGGTTTCGGTCGAGTCTTTGCTTCCCGAGGTGGAAAAGTTAGTCAGTTCCGGGATGCGTTTGAAAGACGCCTGCAAATTCCTCACGGAGGGCACTGGAGTATCAAATCGCGAGTTATATCAAGCAGCACTTCGCGATTCATAA
- a CDS encoding BCCT family transporter, with protein MTNGDPDFSQERQPGNSQAENVDGAVTRQVAENDTYETNESATGQLASMLDTDFNPSAHPVEEEIELAADQKDAKIDWTITGIAGVLVAAIVVWGVALPDSFGDFSGKALNFVVNNFGWAFILFTAVFVVFVIAIAASKFGSIKLGAINEEPEFSTVSWIAMMFAAGMGIGLMFYGASEPLAFYRDGVPGHEPNEVGTAMATAMFHWTLHPWAIYAIIGLAIAYSTFRIGRKQLLSSAFIPLIGEKGAAGPLGKLIDILAIFATVFGTACSLGLGALQIQAGLQASGIVDNPSNSVVLGIVLVLTLAFILSALSGVGKGIQYLSNANMVMAALLAIFVFIVGPSVTILNLVPGSVGNYLANFTEMIGRTAESADGTAGEWLSGWTIFYWAWWISWSPFVGMFLARISRGRSVREFCLGVMLVPAGVSTIWFAIFGGTAIHLEQNGQSISGESTEAELFNLLQSFPGGSVAAVIGMILLATFFITSADSASTVMGSMSQNGRSDATPWLSAIWGVLTAAVGLVLLLTGEDALNNLQNVTIVAASPFLIVLIFLMFAIVKDLRNDVIYVEYREAQAFQRKLARERRIHREVQAKQEQKRRRSERFAKAGAKVSPKAKNNK; from the coding sequence ATGACTAATGGAGATCCTGATTTTTCACAAGAAAGGCAGCCTGGCAACAGCCAGGCTGAAAATGTTGATGGAGCAGTCACCCGGCAGGTGGCTGAGAACGACACCTACGAAACGAATGAATCTGCAACTGGTCAGCTGGCGTCCATGCTGGACACTGACTTCAATCCTTCTGCCCACCCTGTAGAAGAAGAGATCGAACTCGCTGCAGATCAAAAAGACGCCAAGATAGACTGGACGATCACCGGTATCGCCGGCGTCCTCGTTGCCGCAATCGTAGTATGGGGCGTCGCGCTTCCAGACAGCTTTGGAGACTTTTCAGGTAAAGCCCTGAATTTTGTTGTTAACAACTTCGGCTGGGCATTCATCCTGTTCACCGCAGTCTTTGTCGTCTTCGTTATTGCTATTGCCGCATCTAAGTTTGGCTCCATCAAACTGGGCGCGATCAACGAAGAGCCAGAATTCTCAACGGTATCGTGGATTGCCATGATGTTCGCCGCCGGCATGGGCATTGGTTTGATGTTCTACGGTGCATCTGAGCCACTCGCTTTCTACCGCGACGGCGTACCAGGCCATGAGCCCAATGAAGTGGGAACCGCCATGGCAACGGCCATGTTCCACTGGACCCTCCACCCATGGGCAATCTACGCGATTATCGGTTTGGCTATTGCTTACTCCACGTTCCGTATCGGCCGTAAGCAGCTGCTGTCTTCCGCCTTCATCCCGCTCATCGGTGAGAAAGGCGCTGCCGGTCCACTTGGCAAGCTGATTGACATCCTGGCTATTTTCGCCACCGTCTTCGGTACCGCTTGTTCCCTGGGCTTGGGTGCACTGCAGATCCAAGCTGGTTTGCAGGCTTCCGGCATAGTGGACAACCCATCCAACAGCGTTGTCCTAGGTATCGTTCTGGTTCTGACCCTGGCGTTTATACTGTCCGCACTTTCTGGCGTGGGCAAGGGCATTCAGTACCTCTCTAACGCCAACATGGTCATGGCAGCTCTGCTGGCAATCTTCGTGTTCATTGTTGGTCCTTCCGTGACCATCTTGAACTTGGTTCCAGGTTCCGTTGGTAACTACCTAGCTAACTTCACTGAAATGATTGGTCGCACCGCTGAGTCCGCTGACGGCACCGCTGGTGAGTGGCTGTCGGGCTGGACCATCTTCTACTGGGCATGGTGGATTTCTTGGTCCCCATTCGTGGGGATGTTCTTGGCACGTATTTCTCGCGGCCGCAGCGTTCGCGAATTCTGCCTTGGCGTCATGCTGGTTCCTGCTGGTGTTTCCACCATCTGGTTCGCAATTTTCGGCGGCACCGCAATCCACTTGGAGCAAAACGGTCAGTCCATTTCCGGTGAGTCCACTGAGGCAGAGCTGTTTAACCTGCTGCAGTCCTTCCCTGGTGGTTCGGTTGCCGCAGTAATCGGTATGATCCTGCTGGCTACCTTCTTCATTACCTCTGCCGACTCGGCATCGACAGTAATGGGCTCCATGTCCCAAAACGGCCGCTCGGACGCTACTCCGTGGCTGTCTGCCATCTGGGGTGTTCTCACCGCAGCCGTTGGCCTGGTGCTGCTGCTGACCGGTGAAGACGCACTGAATAACCTGCAGAACGTGACCATTGTTGCTGCATCACCGTTCTTGATCGTGCTCATCTTCTTGATGTTCGCGATTGTGAAGGACCTGCGAAATGACGTTATCTACGTTGAATACCGCGAAGCTCAAGCATTCCAGCGTAAGCTGGCCCGTGAGCGCCGTATTCACCGCGAAGTACAAGCAAAGCAAGAGCAGAAGCGTCGCCGTTCGGAGCGCTTCGCAAAGGCTGGCGCCAAAGTCAGCCCAAAGGCTAAGAACAACAAGTAG
- a CDS encoding MFS transporter has product MARKTRVGFGLAILAVALVAVNLRAGIASLAPVISQVAESFEVSSSTAGFLTSLPGFCFAIMGWLAVPIARRLGLSPTLVTGGIALLIGISIRPLVNNYLPFLILTVLLISGIAVANILLPAWIKEHSQGLKQVRLMMIYTAVLGASGAIGPLSALFFEGSGAWRWSLGVWAVPVIFQVLVWLIVLSRTKRDIPSTGVVPDEDITEQPQAAMANPALQGALMKSPTALAMLLFFGIQSSMAYAQMGWLPAILMDAGVAENTASIGLAVLGGFNVIGGVLMPWLLSRVENTVPIPVILGAVSLIGWLGVSYAPTAAPIFWSSLLGIGGMCFPFVLSLLTARTRSPIVTARLSGFVQPGGYIIAGITPLLMGFLYSATGSWDAALILVSVMSLGLIIFGIRAARNIYIDDELAQQH; this is encoded by the coding sequence GTGGCTAGAAAGACCCGGGTGGGATTTGGGCTAGCGATTCTAGCGGTTGCATTGGTAGCGGTGAACTTGCGCGCAGGTATCGCATCTCTAGCGCCAGTTATTAGCCAGGTTGCAGAATCTTTTGAAGTCAGCAGCTCCACCGCAGGATTTTTGACCTCGCTGCCGGGATTTTGTTTCGCCATCATGGGGTGGCTAGCCGTACCCATCGCGCGGCGCTTGGGATTATCGCCGACATTGGTCACAGGTGGTATTGCACTCCTGATCGGTATTTCTATCCGGCCCCTAGTTAATAACTATCTGCCGTTTCTTATCCTTACCGTCTTGCTCATCTCGGGTATTGCGGTAGCCAATATCTTGTTGCCGGCGTGGATTAAAGAACATAGCCAAGGGCTGAAACAAGTACGGCTGATGATGATCTATACCGCCGTGCTTGGTGCCTCGGGTGCGATCGGTCCGCTGTCCGCATTATTTTTTGAGGGCTCAGGCGCTTGGCGATGGTCGCTTGGCGTATGGGCAGTACCCGTTATTTTCCAGGTCTTGGTCTGGCTTATCGTTTTGTCGAGGACAAAGCGGGATATTCCTTCGACTGGGGTAGTACCGGATGAAGATATAACCGAGCAGCCGCAAGCGGCAATGGCGAATCCCGCGCTGCAAGGTGCGCTGATGAAATCACCAACCGCGCTGGCGATGTTGCTCTTTTTCGGAATCCAGTCCTCCATGGCCTATGCGCAGATGGGTTGGCTGCCAGCAATTTTGATGGATGCCGGAGTAGCAGAAAATACCGCCAGCATTGGCCTCGCTGTGCTGGGTGGCTTTAACGTCATCGGCGGTGTTCTTATGCCGTGGCTGCTCTCACGTGTGGAAAATACGGTTCCTATCCCCGTCATTTTGGGCGCAGTGTCGCTGATTGGCTGGCTCGGCGTGAGCTACGCACCGACAGCCGCGCCGATTTTCTGGAGCTCACTGTTGGGCATCGGCGGAATGTGCTTCCCGTTTGTCCTATCGCTGTTGACCGCACGTACACGCTCGCCGATTGTCACCGCACGCTTGTCCGGCTTTGTGCAGCCCGGCGGTTATATCATCGCCGGTATTACGCCGTTGCTGATGGGCTTTTTGTACTCGGCCACCGGCAGCTGGGATGCGGCGCTTATTCTCGTATCCGTAATGAGCCTGGGCCTTATCATCTTTGGTATTCGGGCCGCGCGTAATATCTACATCGATGATGAGCTTGCTCAACAACATTAA